Within Populus trichocarpa isolate Nisqually-1 chromosome 6, P.trichocarpa_v4.1, whole genome shotgun sequence, the genomic segment aaaaatatatcaaaataatatttatttattttttaaaaattatttttgacatcagcacatcaaaatatctgaaaaactaaaaaaatattaatttaaagtaaaaaaaataaaataaaatttaaattttttcaaatacacttttaaaatgaaaaaacaaacaggttattaaccaaaaacaatcataaaaaaacataaaaaaataaaaaaagggatttATTTCTATAAGTAAATTGATATTccaatagaatattttttacacCACGTAAACAGTTCGGTTCCGTGGagtaaacacaaaaatattccACAGACaagtatataaaaagaaaaagaagaaaaatagataacaaGAACAAAGCATCAAATGTAAGACCAGAAACACAggatagcagcagcagcagcagcggcTAGTTTTTTTacgtaattaaaaataaaaaaatatataggaaaTTGTAACATCCATCCACGGGGTAGATAAGGATAAGGCTAAACTAAAGGGAAAAGAAACCCCCTCCTTTTTCTCtgtcttatttattaatcattaaaatttcaattttatttattttcccaaCAGATAGTTTgctttcatttaattaattaattaatttatatttcattcTATATATAACTGAAATCAACACACCACCACATGTTCTCTTTCTTTATTCAACCCAAATCTTTCTTAAACTAAAGGCAAGAGCCCAGCAAGAAAAACATCCTCTGTTTTCAAACCACAGACACACAAAGAAgaggattttgttttcttgactATCTAGAAATATGAAAATAGCAGTGGATCATAATAGTTGTAATAGCGAAAGAATAGGGTGTTTGGCGACCTCGTCGGTGGAGAGGAGGAAGGAGATGGCGGAGGAGTGTAGTCCGTCGTCTTCGACGACATCTTCTTCGTCGTCGATCGGGAAAAATAGTGATCTAACGGATGGTGGAGAAGATGGGTTGGAGGAAAATGAGGTGCAAAGTGCATATAAAGGGACTCTTGATTCCATGGAGGCTTTAGAGGAGGTCTTGCCTATCaggtatttttataaataaataaatatttcttttggcTTTGCGAgaaccattttctttttcttttttacttgtaGTTTGGAATAAATTAGTTCTTTTCggtaaatcttaattaattagatgTTTTTATTACTGCATTTGATGAGAACTTGATTTTCTTTACATGAGCGTTTTGCTCTTGAATAAGGGGATCTTTAGAAGTGAAGATCTGAGCTTTTGATTGAATGGGATATGCCCTAGgtatttagttattttcttgACCAAGGAAGCAAGCCAATTTCAGTCACTGCTACCGTTGAGTCTTCATTTAGATCATTATTATGTGCTGggcagattttttttctaattcctatgttctttcctttttcatgGTTGTCTCTGTGGAAATAGCAGatgattttctgtttttggctagTTTCTGCTTTGTTATGCTCTTTAAAGTTTAGAATTACAAATTGTTTGCAAGATCTGAATAGTGAAACTTATTTCCTCTGCAAGATATGTATAGTGAAACTTATTTCCTTAGAATGGCATCTTACGAGAATAGCACTGACAACAGTGGGACATTTCATATACAGATTGGCATGTACCAGATTTCTTTAGGGTTTGTCTTGTTTTGGATGTTTAGCTAATTGAACCGTGGAATAATCATGttgttttgcattattttggACTGATGATTGAGAAATGTTTGCAGGAGAGGTATATCAAATTTCTATAATGGCAAATCAAAGTCTTTCACAAGCCTGTCTGATGCGTCCTCTTCTCCCTCCATAAAAGACATTGCAAAACCAGAGAATGCGTATACGAGGAAACGCAGAAACCTGCTTGCTTTCTCTCATGTTTGGGAGAAGACCAGGAGTTTCCCTTACCGAAGTGGGATAGCAAAGAGACCGATTAGCAATAGCAAAAGCACATTGGCTTTAGCAGTTGCCATGAGCAGTTCTGAAAGCATCAGTAGTGCTAGCGAGGATTCGACTTCAACTTCAAAGTCTCCCCCAAATCTTCCACCTCTGCACCCAAGATCCAGGGCTTCTCATAACAATCTAACCTCGTTACCATCCCCACGACAAAATTTTTCTCCCTGGCGGTCGTTCTCTTTGGCTGATTTGCAACAGTGTACCATGGTAAATTCGTTTTGTGACAAAACTGATCACTAACTTGATACTTCCATCTTAGTTTGTGCTGATCCGGAAAGACTTTCAATGTTTTATGGGGATGCAGGGAAATGTTTTCTCGTTTTTCATGGTGCTTGCCCCATGTGCTTGTTTTGAGTTGATGGAATGCCTAAAGGAATACGAATCTTCTCTCGttctgtttttatctttttgtgatGCTGTTAGGTCTTCAACTACAACCATACGATGCTAGTTTGCGCCTATTTTCCCACCTTGTCTTCACATATGAATAAGCAAGGAACTAGGAGTAGGCTTTAACTCGAAACAGCCACTCCCTTTGCCACCGCGATCATGTGGAAAATGCTGATGTAGCATAGTACCTAGGCGGGTAGAGGACAGCAGCAAGTCCAGAACCAAGCACTCTATATGCTCCTGCCAGATGAAGCAGCAGGAGTGCTTCAGCTCACGATCTACCAAGCCTAAAAGTTAAAACGAGTGGCTAAGCTATGATGCTCGGAACCTGAATGGAGAATTTAGAGTCACATTGCCTGGAAGGGAAAGGAAATAACTACAATAGTTGACTGTCCAATTGTCTTTGTATAgatgacaaacaaaaaataaaatcataatacaaACAAGCAGAATGTGTCATCGTTCAACACGAGATAAGATTCCACAGAGCGCAGAACCAAGAACTGAGCCTACCAAGAGAATTCCATTTAAGGATCTGTTGCAGGAGGTGTGCCatattgatagagaattgagTGCTGCAAATACAAGCTGGAATAAGCAGAGAAATAGAGAGACAACAAAATACTAAGTACTCGATGAATATTCCTCTGAAAACACATCAGAAGATAGGTTCGAAAATAATTCAATGGTAAATCCGAAAGAGAACAAAGATGATCATCTTTTTCATGAGTAATCAAAGACAGTCTACCGATCCGGGCAGATAGAGCTTTTATCATATacttcatgaaaaatattttttaataaagttttaactctaaaaataaaagaaattaatttaaactttaCCTCAAATATGCTAATTAAACATGGTTTTAAAGCAAATTTCCTTACGGACCACCCAAACACGAACCTGTTGTTAACCCTGCTTTGTTCCCAAGTCTCTTGCACAAGTCCTAGAAATTTTTCCAGCACGCCCTGCAGTATCATCATTCGGTCCAGTTGGTCAATTTTTC encodes:
- the LOC7491986 gene encoding protein OXIDATIVE STRESS 3 LIKE 1 isoform X2 is translated as MKIAVDHNSCNSERIGCLATSSVERRKEMAEECSPSSSTTSSSSSIGKNSDLTDGGEDGLEENEVQSAYKGTLDSMEALEEVLPIRRGISNFYNGKSKSFTSLSDASSSPSIKDIAKPENAYTRKRRNLLAFSHVWEKTRSFPYRSGIAKRPISNSKSTLALAVAMSSSESISSASEDSTSTSKSPPNLPPLHPRSRASHNNLTSLPSPRQNFSPWRSFSLADLQQCTMVNSFCDKTDH
- the LOC7491986 gene encoding protein OXIDATIVE STRESS 3 LIKE 1 isoform X1, coding for MKIAVDHNSCNSERIGCLATSSVERRKEMAEECSPSSSTTSSSSSIGKNSDLTDGGEDGLEENEVQSAYKGTLDSMEALEEVLPIRRGISNFYNGKSKSFTSLSDASSSPSIKDIAKPENAYTRKRRNLLAFSHVWEKTRSFPYRSGIAKRPISNSKSTLALAVAMSSSESISSASEDSTSTSKSPPNLPPLHPRSRASHNNLTSLPSPRQNFSPWRSFSLADLQQCTMGNVFSFFMVLAPCACFELMECLKEYESSLVLFLSFCDAVRSSTTTIRC